One Obesumbacterium proteus DNA window includes the following coding sequences:
- the eco gene encoding serine protease inhibitor ecotin, with amino-acid sequence MNKVSAVLASLLLASSAGAIAATAGANDDLSKQPLEKVAPYPQAEKGMSRQVIYLPKQENENDFKVELLIGKTMDVDCNRHMMGGKLESKTLSGWGYDYLVMEKISEPASTMMACPDNTKHSQFVTANLGDSAMQRYNSRLPIVVYVPQGVDVKYRVWQADTKIQDSVKK; translated from the coding sequence ATGAACAAGGTTTCAGCTGTATTGGCTAGCTTATTATTGGCTTCTTCTGCCGGTGCTATCGCGGCTACCGCGGGCGCAAATGACGATCTCAGCAAACAGCCACTGGAAAAAGTTGCACCTTATCCGCAAGCGGAAAAGGGCATGAGCCGTCAGGTCATTTATTTACCGAAGCAAGAAAATGAGAATGACTTCAAAGTTGAGTTGCTGATCGGCAAAACAATGGATGTTGATTGCAACCGCCATATGATGGGTGGCAAGCTGGAAAGCAAAACGCTGTCTGGTTGGGGTTATGACTACTTAGTGATGGAAAAAATTTCAGAGCCAGCATCAACCATGATGGCTTGCCCTGATAACACCAAGCACAGCCAGTTTGTTACGGCAAACTTGGGTGATTCCGCTATGCAGCGTTACAACAGCCGTTTGCCAATCGTAGTGTATGTACCGCAGGGTGTTGATGTGAAATACCGCGTATGGCAGGCAGATACTAAGATTCAAGATTCTGTTAAGAAATAA
- a CDS encoding helix-turn-helix domain-containing protein, translating to MGTKGQHQQLVETLSEWIEQNLDKRIVIDDIAERAGYSKWYLQRLFKEVTGDNLASYVRHRRLMRAAAELKRTDKKIMDITLQYGFESQQTFTRAFKRRFGTSPGVFRQAPSSMHEN from the coding sequence TTGGGTACTAAAGGACAACATCAGCAACTGGTAGAAACACTGTCTGAATGGATAGAACAGAATTTAGATAAACGTATCGTTATTGATGATATCGCCGAGCGAGCGGGATATTCGAAATGGTATCTACAGCGACTATTTAAAGAGGTGACGGGCGATAACTTAGCGTCTTATGTTCGCCATCGCCGATTGATGCGCGCCGCGGCAGAATTAAAACGAACGGATAAGAAAATTATGGATATAACACTGCAATATGGTTTCGAAAGCCAGCAGACCTTTACCCGTGCCTTCAAACGACGCTTTGGGACCTCGCCGGGAGTTTTCAGGCAGGCTCCATCCTCCATGCATGAAAATTAA
- a CDS encoding ABC-F family ATPase codes for MLISNNITMQFGSKPLFENISVKFGGGNRYGLIGANGCGKSTLMKILGGDLVPSGGNVFLDPNERLGKLRQDQFAFENYTVIDTVIMGHTELWDVKAERDRIYALPEMTEEEGYKVADLEVVYGEMDGYSAESRAGELLLGVGIPVEQHYGLMSEIAPGWKLRVLLAQALFSNPDILLLDEPTNNLDIDTIRWLETVLNERNSTMIIISHDRHFLNMVCTHMADLDYGELRVYPGNYDEYMTAATQARERLMSDNAKKKAQISELQSFVSRFSANASKSKQATSRARQIDKIKLDEVKASSRQNPFIRFEQDKKLFRNALEIDGLSKGFDNGPLFKNLRMLLEVGDKLAVLGTNGVGKTTLLKTLVGELEPDTGFAKWSENANIGYYAQDHESEFAEDLTLFDWMSQWKQPSDDEQVVRGYLGRLLFSQDDIKKSVKVLSGGEKGRMLFGKLMMQRPNILVMDEPTNHMDMESIEALNMALEMYEGTLVFVSHDREFVSSLATRILEITPTKTIDFSGNYEDYLRSQGAE; via the coding sequence TTGTTAATCAGCAATAACATCACGATGCAGTTCGGCAGTAAGCCGTTGTTTGAAAACATTTCTGTCAAATTTGGCGGCGGAAATCGCTATGGTCTTATCGGGGCAAACGGCTGTGGTAAATCCACGCTGATGAAAATCCTCGGCGGCGATTTAGTGCCAAGCGGCGGTAACGTGTTCCTCGATCCGAACGAACGTTTGGGTAAACTGCGTCAGGATCAGTTCGCATTCGAAAACTATACCGTTATCGATACCGTTATCATGGGCCACACTGAACTGTGGGACGTGAAGGCCGAACGCGATCGCATCTATGCGCTGCCAGAAATGACCGAAGAAGAAGGCTACAAAGTGGCCGATCTGGAAGTCGTATATGGCGAGATGGATGGATACAGCGCTGAGTCGCGTGCGGGCGAGTTATTGCTGGGCGTGGGTATTCCCGTTGAGCAACACTACGGCCTGATGAGTGAAATTGCTCCAGGTTGGAAACTGCGTGTTTTACTGGCGCAGGCGCTGTTCTCGAACCCAGACATTCTGCTGCTCGACGAACCAACCAACAACTTGGACATCGACACCATTCGTTGGCTGGAAACCGTGCTGAACGAACGCAACAGCACCATGATTATCATTTCCCATGACCGTCACTTCCTGAATATGGTGTGTACGCACATGGCTGACTTGGATTACGGCGAGCTGCGCGTTTATCCGGGTAACTACGATGAATACATGACGGCGGCAACGCAGGCGCGCGAGCGTTTGATGTCTGATAACGCGAAAAAGAAAGCACAGATTTCTGAGCTACAGTCGTTTGTTAGCCGCTTTAGCGCGAACGCCTCAAAATCTAAGCAGGCAACTTCGCGTGCTCGCCAGATTGATAAAATTAAGCTGGATGAAGTTAAAGCCTCTAGCCGTCAGAACCCATTCATTCGCTTCGAACAGGATAAAAAACTGTTCCGTAACGCGTTGGAAATTGATGGTTTAAGCAAAGGCTTTGATAATGGCCCGCTGTTCAAAAACCTGCGCATGTTGCTGGAAGTGGGCGACAAGCTGGCGGTTCTGGGTACCAACGGCGTGGGTAAAACTACGCTGCTGAAAACCTTAGTGGGCGAGCTTGAGCCAGATACCGGTTTTGCTAAATGGTCTGAAAATGCCAACATCGGTTACTACGCACAGGATCATGAAAGCGAGTTTGCTGAAGACTTAACTCTGTTTGATTGGATGAGCCAGTGGAAACAGCCAAGCGACGACGAGCAGGTTGTTCGTGGTTACCTCGGACGCTTGCTGTTCAGCCAAGACGACATTAAAAAGTCGGTCAAAGTGCTGTCCGGTGGTGAAAAGGGTCGTATGCTGTTTGGTAAGCTGATGATGCAGCGTCCAAATATCTTGGTTATGGATGAACCAACGAACCACATGGATATGGAATCTATCGAAGCGCTGAACATGGCTCTGGAGATGTACGAAGGTACGTTGGTCTTCGTCTCCCATGACCGCGAATTTGTTAGCTCATTGGCGACGCGTATTTTAGAAATTACGCCAACTAAGACGATTGATTTCTCTGGTAACTATGAAGATTATCTGCGCAGCCAAGGTGCTGAATAA